A window from Shewanella livingstonensis encodes these proteins:
- the mioC gene encoding FMN-binding protein MioC codes for MAKIALLVGTTLGGSEYVADEMAAQLAELNHQTEVFIEPNIDELADFSLWIIVCSTHGAGDLPDNIVPFYKQLMIRTTDLKHIKFALCAIGDSSYDTFCQGPEKIIAILLQNGSNAIVDKIQIDVQQDPIPEEPALAWLLQWQDLI; via the coding sequence ATGGCAAAAATAGCACTATTAGTAGGCACAACATTAGGCGGTTCAGAGTATGTTGCTGATGAAATGGCAGCGCAGCTTGCTGAGTTAAATCATCAAACAGAGGTATTTATAGAGCCTAATATTGATGAATTAGCCGATTTTTCACTGTGGATAATAGTCTGTTCGACTCATGGAGCAGGCGATCTACCCGACAACATAGTACCTTTTTATAAGCAATTAATGATCAGAACGACCGATCTTAAGCATATTAAGTTCGCATTATGTGCAATTGGCGACTCAAGTTACGATACTTTTTGCCAAGGACCGGAAAAAATCATCGCCATACTTTTACAAAATGGATCTAACGCTATTGTGGATAAGATCCAAATCGATGTACAACAAGATCCGATCCCTGAAGAACCCGCTCTAGCATGGTTATTACAATGGCAGGATCTTATATAA
- the fghA gene encoding S-formylglutathione hydrolase: MTIESISSTKVFGGWHKQYSHQSSTLNCTMRFAVYLPPQAESQKVPVLYWLSGLTCTDENFMQKAGALRIAAELGMAIVAPDTSPRGEGVADDKDGAYDFGLGAGFYLNATKPPFDQHYQMYDYVVNELPKLIEAHFPVTAQRSISGHSMGGHGALTIGLKNPQQFKSVSAFSPICHPIDSPWGIKAFRGYLGDDQQQWLQYDSCELMAKSQQFVPMLVDQGSNDNFLDEQLKPQTLMQVAKEKGYPLELRMQSGYDHSYYFIASFIEDHLRFHAKYLSLS, translated from the coding sequence ATGACCATTGAAAGTATCAGCAGTACCAAAGTATTTGGTGGTTGGCATAAACAATATAGTCATCAATCAAGCACACTTAATTGCACTATGCGCTTTGCTGTTTACTTACCGCCACAAGCGGAAAGTCAAAAAGTACCAGTGTTATATTGGTTATCAGGACTCACCTGTACTGATGAAAACTTTATGCAAAAAGCGGGTGCACTTCGTATAGCCGCTGAACTTGGTATGGCGATAGTCGCGCCCGATACCAGCCCGCGCGGTGAAGGTGTGGCCGACGATAAAGACGGTGCTTATGATTTTGGTTTAGGTGCCGGCTTTTATCTTAATGCCACTAAACCGCCATTTGATCAGCATTATCAAATGTATGATTACGTGGTTAATGAGTTACCTAAGTTGATTGAGGCGCATTTTCCGGTAACAGCGCAACGCAGCATCAGTGGTCATTCAATGGGTGGTCATGGCGCGTTAACCATCGGATTAAAAAATCCACAGCAATTTAAAAGTGTATCTGCATTTAGCCCTATTTGTCATCCAATCGATAGCCCTTGGGGCATCAAGGCATTTCGAGGCTACTTAGGTGATGATCAGCAACAATGGCTACAATATGACAGCTGCGAGTTGATGGCTAAAAGCCAACAATTTGTGCCCATGCTGGTGGACCAAGGTAGCAATGACAACTTTTTAGACGAGCAACTAAAACCACAAACATTAATGCAAGTAGCTAAAGAAAAAGGTTATCCGCTTGAGTTAAGAATGCAGTCTGGCTATGACCACAGCTATTATTTTATCGCGTCATTTATTGAGGACCATCTGCGTTTTCATGCAAAATATTTGTCATTAAGCTAG
- a CDS encoding S-(hydroxymethyl)glutathione dehydrogenase/class III alcohol dehydrogenase produces MSAQFIKSKAAIAWGPGQPLSVEEVDVMYPKAGEVMVRIVASGVCHTDAFTLSGDDPEGVFPAILGHEGGGIVHMIGEGVTSVKVGDHVIPLYTAECGVCKFCTSGKTNLCSAVRATQGKGLMPDGTTRFFKDGEPIFHYMGCSTFSEYTVLPEISLAKVNPTAPLEEVCLLGCGVTTGIGAVLKTAKVQKGDTVAIFGLGGIGLSAIIGATMAGASRIIGVDLNESKFELAKKLGATDCINPKDFDKPIQDVIVEMTDGGVDFSFECIGNVNVMRSALECCHKGWGESVIIGVAGAGQEISTRPFQLVTGRVWRGSAFGGVKGRSELPGIVEQYLAGEFKLDQFITHTMGLEGINEAFELMHKGESIRSVIHFVK; encoded by the coding sequence ATGTCTGCACAATTTATTAAGTCAAAAGCCGCTATTGCTTGGGGACCTGGTCAGCCATTGTCGGTAGAAGAAGTTGACGTAATGTACCCAAAAGCGGGCGAAGTCATGGTGCGTATTGTGGCATCTGGCGTTTGTCATACTGATGCTTTCACACTGTCAGGTGATGATCCTGAAGGGGTATTTCCCGCCATTTTAGGCCATGAAGGTGGCGGCATAGTTCACATGATAGGTGAAGGGGTTACTAGCGTAAAAGTAGGCGACCATGTTATTCCGCTATACACAGCAGAATGCGGAGTATGTAAATTCTGTACTTCTGGTAAAACCAACCTGTGTAGTGCCGTTCGTGCCACTCAAGGTAAAGGCTTAATGCCTGACGGTACCACCCGTTTCTTTAAAGATGGCGAGCCTATTTTCCATTATATGGGTTGCTCAACCTTTTCTGAATACACCGTATTACCAGAAATTTCACTAGCCAAAGTAAACCCAACTGCACCGCTTGAAGAAGTGTGTTTATTGGGTTGTGGTGTCACTACAGGTATTGGCGCAGTACTCAAAACCGCTAAAGTACAAAAAGGCGATACGGTGGCTATTTTTGGATTAGGCGGTATTGGTCTATCGGCTATTATTGGTGCCACTATGGCAGGTGCTAGCCGTATTATTGGTGTCGATCTTAATGAATCCAAATTTGAGTTAGCTAAAAAATTAGGCGCAACAGACTGCATTAATCCTAAAGACTTTGATAAACCAATCCAAGATGTGATTGTTGAAATGACCGACGGCGGCGTCGATTTCTCATTTGAATGTATCGGTAACGTCAATGTAATGCGCAGCGCATTAGAATGTTGTCACAAAGGTTGGGGCGAGTCGGTCATTATTGGCGTAGCTGGCGCTGGCCAAGAAATATCAACCCGCCCATTCCAACTAGTCACTGGTCGTGTATGGCGTGGCAGTGCATTTGGTGGAGTAAAAGGACGTAGTGAGTTACCAGGTATTGTTGAACAATATTTAGCGGGTGAGTTTAAACTTGACCAGTTTATTACCCACACAATGGGGCTTGAAGGTATAAATGAAGCATTTGAATTAATGCATAAAGGCGAAAGTATTCGCAGTGTTATTCACTTTGTCAAGTAA
- a CDS encoding LysR substrate-binding domain-containing protein, which yields MMQWEGIFEFVAVAETDSFTAAGKRLSISTAQVSRQISQLENRLNTKLFYRTTRKVSLTEEGSVYYQHCRQVLNSLDEAERAISSLKDKPQGLIRITAPVTYGEKFIMPIVIDFMQQYQDIEVVCELTNQQLDLVDGGYDLAIRLGRLTNSSMMAKRLTNRSQYVCAAPSYIAQYGTPYALSELAQHNCLIGSLPHWHFVEQGKPKTVKVHGSLACSSGLSLLNAAICGLGIVQLPGYYVNDAIVEGTLVVLLAPFQQPKEGIWALYPHNRHLSPKVRLLVDKLSQEL from the coding sequence ATGATGCAGTGGGAAGGGATTTTTGAATTTGTTGCGGTAGCAGAAACCGACAGTTTTACTGCTGCAGGTAAGCGTTTGAGCATTTCGACGGCGCAAGTGAGTCGACAAATTAGCCAGCTTGAAAATCGCTTAAACACTAAATTATTCTATCGCACTACCCGTAAAGTATCATTAACCGAAGAGGGCTCGGTTTATTATCAACATTGTCGCCAAGTGTTAAACAGTCTTGACGAAGCTGAACGGGCTATTTCAAGTTTAAAAGATAAGCCACAAGGGCTGATTAGAATTACCGCTCCTGTGACTTACGGCGAAAAGTTTATCATGCCGATTGTGATTGATTTTATGCAGCAATATCAAGATATTGAAGTTGTTTGCGAGCTGACTAATCAACAACTTGATTTAGTCGATGGCGGTTATGATCTAGCTATTAGGCTAGGGCGGTTAACTAATTCGTCAATGATGGCCAAACGCTTAACAAATCGCAGCCAATATGTGTGCGCTGCGCCGAGTTATATTGCTCAATACGGTACACCTTATGCGTTATCTGAACTGGCTCAACATAATTGCTTAATAGGCAGTCTGCCTCATTGGCATTTTGTAGAACAAGGTAAACCTAAGACAGTAAAAGTGCATGGATCTTTGGCATGCAGTAGCGGTTTGAGTTTATTGAACGCAGCCATTTGTGGTTTGGGGATAGTGCAGTTACCGGGATATTACGTCAATGATGCCATTGTTGAAGGGACATTAGTGGTATTGCTTGCTCCCTTTCAACAACCTAAAGAAGGTATTTGGGCTTTGTATCCGCATAATCGTCATTTATCACCTAAAGTCAGATTATTGGTCGATAAGTTGTCGCAAGAGTTGTAA